The genomic region ATCGAACGCACCGAGGCCAAGGAGAACAAGCCTTGATCACCGCTCAATCGCCTTTGCGCATCCTTGTCTGCACCAAGATGGATCTGGCGGGGGCCTTGATTCTCAACACGCTGCTGCCGCGCCTGGCCGACTGCAAGGTCATGGTGCTGATGAGCGAGAAGACGCGGCCCGTGGAAAACACCGTCCCCGAACTGGCCGAGATCAAGTTTTTCGAACGCGATCTGCCCATGGACATTTTGTTTCCGCTGCTGGACCGCGCCGATGCGTCGAAGGCGCGCCTTCAGACCTTTGCCGCCCTGTCGGCCCGCTATGGCATTACCATCGAGAGCATCACCGATCTCAACGGGCCCGACGGCGAGGCCCGCATCCGCGCCTTTGCCCCCGACCTGACCATATCGGCGCGCTTTTCGCTGATCTTCAAGCCCAACACCTATGATATTCCCCGGTGGGGCACCTATAACGTCCATCCCGGCGCTTTGCCCCGCTATGCCGGTCTCTTCGCGCCGTTCCGTTGCATGCTGGATGGTTCGGAGTCCATCGGCTGCACCCTGCATCGGGTGGACAAGGGCATCGATACCGGCCCCATCGTGGGGATCGGTCATCTTCCCATCGACCGCCGCCGCTCTTTGCTTTGGCATGTGGTCAACACCTACCGTCCGGGGCTGGACCTGTTCCTCGATATGCTGGACGGGTTGCGCCGGGGCCAAGAGCCCCACTACCAGGCGCAGGACTTCAGTCAGCGTCAGTATGTTTCCCTGCCCGGCGCCGAGCCCTTTGCCCAGTTCAAGGCCAAGGGGCTGAAGCTGCTCGAGGCGGCGGAATATCTTGAAATCCTGTCGGGCTTCCTGCCGCCGGACATGGCCATGCCCGGCGCGGTGGCCAATGCGGTGGCCAACGGGCGGGGGGATGCATGCTGCTCCGTACCCGCGTAACCCTCATCGTCACCTTCACCTATTCCCTGCTGGTGGCGGGGCTGTTCTTTGCCGGGGTGAAGAACGAGGATCTGGCCGACGAGCGCTATGTCCAGGCCACCTTGAACGGTCAGCAGATCTTCTGGGACAAGCTGGTGGAAAACACCGTTCAGCGCTTGGAGGCCGTCGCCCCCCTGCTGGCCGCCAACCAGGAGATGATCTCCGCCATCGCCCGCAAGAGCCCGAGCGAGGCGCGCGAGGCCATGGCCCCCACCATCGCGGGCCTGAGCCGGAGAGGCGTGGCGCGGGTGGAGATCGTGGGTCTCGACGGGGATCTGCTTTATTCCTCGCAAGGCTCTTTGCTGGAGACCCCGCTGGTCGATGCCGGAACCGTGCGGCTGATCGCTGAAACCGGCAAGGCGCGCACCGGCGTCACCCAAAACAGTGACAAGCAGTTCATCGCAGCCATCACCGTGCCCCTGGTGTCGCTGGACAAGATGGTGACCGGCGTCGCCACCATGGTCTCCGATCTGCGTCCGCCGCTGGAGGAGTTCAAGGCATCCACGGGTTCCGATGTCTTTTTGGTGGATCGGGCCGGTCACATGACCGACGGCACCAACGACCTGTTGTGGCGGGTGTTCGAGTCCAAGATTTCGGTGCGTAAAAGCCGCCTGGAAACCTGGCGTGACGGCTCGCGCTTTTATTCCGTGGTGGTGTTCCCGCTGTCGGACGGGGAAAGCCGGGTGATCGGAGCCCTGGTCAGCGTGCGCGATTCCACCGATACCCAGGCGCGCCAGCACGAGGTCCGCGTCATCGCCATCGGGGCGGTGGGGCTGTTTCTGGTGCTGGTGCTGGTGGTGTTCTCGGTCTATCTGCGCCGCTCGTTCGATCCGCTGGATCAAGCCATCGCCGTGCTGAACGCCCTGTCGCGGGGCGACACCTCGGTGATGCTCGATGTCCGCCACGACAATGACGAGATCGGCCGCATCGCCAGCACGGTGGGCGTGTTCCGCGAGAACGCCATCAAGATCGACATGCTGGAGGAACGGCGCGAACGCCAGCGCCGCCGCCAGGAATTGTTCATCCGCCTGCAGATGCTGCGCCTGTCCGAAATGCTGGAGCAGGACGCGCGCGAGGCGGTTCTGGACGATCTCAGGCAGATCGAGGAACTATCCAGCCGCTCGACGGCGGGAGACGAGGGTAGCGATGGCGCCAAGGGTGAACTGGACGTCCTGGCGGTGGCCTTCCAGACCATGTCGTCGCGCATCCGCGAACAGCACGAACGCCTGGAATCGCTGATCACCGAGCGCACCCGCGACGTGGAAATCCTGCGCGAGGCCTTGCGCACCCGCGACCAATTGGCGGCGCTGCGCCAGGAACTGGACTTCGCCCGCGAGCTTCAGTTGTCGTCTCTGCCCCAGGTCTTTCCGCCCTTCCCCGACAGAGGAGAGTTCCAGATCCACGCCTCCATGGTTCCCGCCAAGGAGGTGGGGGGCGATTTCTACGACTTCTTCTTCATCGACCATCACAATCTCGGCTTCGTCATCGGCGACGCCTCGGGCAAGGGCGTGCCCGCGGCCATGTTCATCGCCATCACGCGGTCCCTGGTCAAGGCGGTGGCGCCGCTTTCCAGCAGCCCCGGTGAATGCCTGGCCTTCGTCAACACCATGCTGGCCCGCGACAATCCCCAGACCCTGTTCGCCACCTGCTTCTACGGCGTGCTCGACACCCGCTCCGGCGAGGTGAGCTTTTGCAATGCTGGCCATCCGCCGCCCATGATTCTGCGCAGCGATGGCCGGGTCGAAGCCATCCGCGACGTTTCCGGGGTGGCGCTGGGCGTCATGGAGGATCTGGAATACGAGACGGGATGCTTCGTGCTGGAGCCCGGTGAGGTGGTTCACCTCTATACCGACGGCGTGACCGAGGCCCAGGATTCCGTGGATGCGCTGTATGACGAGCCCCGTCTGATCGCTGAACTGGGCCGCACCGAGGATCGGGCGCCCGAGGCGGTGATCGCGAGCGTCTTGCGCTCGGTGGAGGCATTCGTCGGCAATGCGCCACAATTCGACGACATCACCATGTTGACCTTACGGTTCGATCAGGCTTCCATAGTGTCCGATGCGCCCTTGGAGGACCGGCCGCGGCTGATGCTGACCGGTTTCCCGGCGACGGGAGGCAATGACATGGACGGCAAGGCGTCAGCCGAACCAGTGCAGGACGCGGTGCCTACGCCCGCGCCCCATGTCGTTCAGCCTGTCCTCATGGAGCCCGACCGGGTGGGCATGGTCATCGGTAATGACGTGGGAGAACTGGAACGGCTTGCCGAACTGGTGGACAGCTTCATCGAGAAGCACCGCCTGCCGGAGAAGCTGGCCTTCAATCTGAACGTCTGTCTGGATGAATTGATCACCAATATTATCTCGTATGGATATGATGACGAGGATCATCATGAAATTCTGGTGGAGTTCGTCTACGATGGCCGCGAATTTGTGACCTCCATCATTGACGACGCCAAGGAGTACAATCCCTTCATCGAAGCCCCCATTCCCGATCTCGACCTTGATGTGGACGACCGCCCCATCGGCGGGTTGGGGGTGTTCCTGGTGAAGGAGTTCATGGATGGAACCGAGTATGTGCACGAGGCTGGGCGTAACACCACCACCCTGCGCAAGACGATTTCGGCATAGGAGAGTTTTGGGTTATGGAAATCCGTGAAGAGCAGGCTGGCGACGCCACCGTTCTGGTCCCCCTAGCCCGGGTGGACAGTTCGACGGCCAAGGCCTTCGAGGCCCGGGTCCTCGCCGTGGTCAACGCAGGCGCGCCGAAGATTCTGATCGATTTCGGGGAACTGGACTATATTTCGAGCGCCGGTCTGCGCGTGGTCCTGGTGGGGGCCAAGATGACGCGCGGCGCGCGCAAATTCGCGCT from Paramagnetospirillum magnetotacticum MS-1 harbors:
- a CDS encoding formyl transferase gives rise to the protein MITAQSPLRILVCTKMDLAGALILNTLLPRLADCKVMVLMSEKTRPVENTVPELAEIKFFERDLPMDILFPLLDRADASKARLQTFAALSARYGITIESITDLNGPDGEARIRAFAPDLTISARFSLIFKPNTYDIPRWGTYNVHPGALPRYAGLFAPFRCMLDGSESIGCTLHRVDKGIDTGPIVGIGHLPIDRRRSLLWHVVNTYRPGLDLFLDMLDGLRRGQEPHYQAQDFSQRQYVSLPGAEPFAQFKAKGLKLLEAAEYLEILSGFLPPDMAMPGAVANAVANGRGDACCSVPA
- a CDS encoding STAS domain-containing protein, whose protein sequence is MEIREEQAGDATVLVPLARVDSSTAKAFEARVLAVVNAGAPKILIDFGELDYISSAGLRVVLVGAKMTRGARKFALCSMKPHIREVFDVSGFAKILAIYTDRAAALAAL
- a CDS encoding SpoIIE family protein phosphatase, giving the protein MLLRTRVTLIVTFTYSLLVAGLFFAGVKNEDLADERYVQATLNGQQIFWDKLVENTVQRLEAVAPLLAANQEMISAIARKSPSEAREAMAPTIAGLSRRGVARVEIVGLDGDLLYSSQGSLLETPLVDAGTVRLIAETGKARTGVTQNSDKQFIAAITVPLVSLDKMVTGVATMVSDLRPPLEEFKASTGSDVFLVDRAGHMTDGTNDLLWRVFESKISVRKSRLETWRDGSRFYSVVVFPLSDGESRVIGALVSVRDSTDTQARQHEVRVIAIGAVGLFLVLVLVVFSVYLRRSFDPLDQAIAVLNALSRGDTSVMLDVRHDNDEIGRIASTVGVFRENAIKIDMLEERRERQRRRQELFIRLQMLRLSEMLEQDAREAVLDDLRQIEELSSRSTAGDEGSDGAKGELDVLAVAFQTMSSRIREQHERLESLITERTRDVEILREALRTRDQLAALRQELDFARELQLSSLPQVFPPFPDRGEFQIHASMVPAKEVGGDFYDFFFIDHHNLGFVIGDASGKGVPAAMFIAITRSLVKAVAPLSSSPGECLAFVNTMLARDNPQTLFATCFYGVLDTRSGEVSFCNAGHPPPMILRSDGRVEAIRDVSGVALGVMEDLEYETGCFVLEPGEVVHLYTDGVTEAQDSVDALYDEPRLIAELGRTEDRAPEAVIASVLRSVEAFVGNAPQFDDITMLTLRFDQASIVSDAPLEDRPRLMLTGFPATGGNDMDGKASAEPVQDAVPTPAPHVVQPVLMEPDRVGMVIGNDVGELERLAELVDSFIEKHRLPEKLAFNLNVCLDELITNIISYGYDDEDHHEILVEFVYDGREFVTSIIDDAKEYNPFIEAPIPDLDLDVDDRPIGGLGVFLVKEFMDGTEYVHEAGRNTTTLRKTISA